A window of Juglans regia cultivar Chandler chromosome 7, Walnut 2.0, whole genome shotgun sequence contains these coding sequences:
- the LOC118348979 gene encoding protein HOTHEAD-like, with protein MALVGAVKLFFCLVLWLSCILSCSQGKQNFSEFPYPFIKRASWFSSSSSSSTGSTSSSGGNNAYDYIVVGGGTAGCPLAATLSQNFSVLLLERGGAPFSNANVSFLGNFHIALADISPTSASQAFVSTDGVINARARVLGGGTGINAGFYTRASSSFINKVGWDAKLVNESYPWVEKQIVHRPNLAPWQRAVRDSLLDVGVSPFNGFTYDHIYGTKIGGTIFDRFGRRHTAAELLASGNPQKLTVLVHATVQKIVFDTSGKQPKAVGVIFKDEKGEQHQALLVNRPRSEIILSTGAIATPQMLMLSGIGPKADLQKLKIPVVLDNEFVGKGMADNPMNSIFVPTKSPVQQSLIQTVGITKKGVYIEASSGFGQSSDSIHCHHGIVSAEIGQLSTIPPKQRTPEAIQAYIKRKRDLPHEAFKGGFILEKIATPISTGELRLINTNVDDNPSVTFNYFKHPYDLERCVEGIRMAMTIVQSEHVTNYTQLGKESVEKILNMSVSANVNFIPRHPNDTSSLEQFCKDTVITIWHYHGGCHVGKVVSPEHNVLGVQRLRIVDGSTFNESPGTNPQGTVLMMGRYMGVKILRDRLGRTAGI; from the exons ATGGCCTTAGTTGGGGCAGTGAAGCTCTTTTTCTGTTTGGTTCTATGGCTCTCCTGCATACTCTCTTGTTCTCAag GTAAGCAGAATTTCTCGGAATTCCCATACCCGTTTATCAAGCGAGCGAGCTGGTTctcgtcgtcatcatcatcatccaccgGCTCAACATCATCGAGTGGTGGCAACAATGCTTATGATTACATAGTAGTGGGAGGTGGCACAGCCGGGTGTCCTTTGGCTGCCACCCTTTCTCAAAACTTCAGTGTTCTATTGCTTGAAAGAGGGGGTGCTCCTTTCTCCAATGCAAACGTCTCATTTCTGGGAAACTTCCACATTGCCCTAGCAGACATCTCTCCAACTTCTGCTTCCCAAGCCTTTGTTTCCACAGATGGGGTCATTAATGCTAGGGCTAGAGTTTTGGGCGGTGGCACAGGCATCAATGCTGGCTTTTACACCCGAGCAAGCTCAAG TTTTATAAACAAGGTGGGTTGGGATGCCAAGCTAGTGAACGAGTCCTACCCTTGGGTTGAGAAGCAGATTGTCCATCGTCCTAATCTTGCGCCATGGCAGAGAGCTGTAAGGGACAGTCTTCTGGATGTTGGGGTGTCTCCCTTTAATGGATTCACATATGATCACATCTATGGAACCAAGATTGGCGGGACCATTTTCGACAGGTTCGGCCGTCGCCACACTGCTGCTGAACTACTTGCTTCCGGGAACCCTCAGAAGCTCACTGTCTTGGTTCATGCCACTGTCCAAAAGATTGTTTTTGACACATCAG GAAAGCAGCCCAAGGCTGTGGGGGTCATTTTCAAGGACGAAAAGGGTGAGCAACATCAAGCACTTCTTGTCAATAGGCCGAGGAGTGAAATCATATTATCTACTGGAGCAATTGCGACCCCTCAAATGCTAATGCTGAGTGGTATCGGACCAAAAGCTGATCTCCAAAAGTTGAAAATTCCTGTAGTGCTTGATAACGAGTTTGTCGGGAAGGGCATGGCGGATAACCCCATGAACTCAATTTTCGTTCCCACAAAAAGTCCAGTTCAGCAGTCACTCATACAAACTGTAGGGATTACAAAGAAGGGTGTGTATATTGAAGCTAGCAGTGGATTTGGACAGTCCAGCGACAGCATTCACTGCCACCACGGTATAGTGTCTGCCGAG ATTGGGCAGCTCTCCACGATTCCTCCAAAGCAAAGAACACCCGAGGCCATTCAAGCTTACATTAAACGCAAGCGAGACTTACCCCATGAAGCGTTCAAGGGAGGCTTCATTCTAGAAAAAATTGCCACCCCCATTTCAACAGGTGAGCTCAGACTGATCAACACCAATGTGGATGATAACCCCTCTGTCACCTTCAACTACTTCAAGCATCCATATGATCTTGAACGCTGCGTTGAGGGCATTCGCATGGCCATGACGATTGTCCAGTCTGAACATGTCACAAACTACACACAGTTGGGCAAGGAATCTGTAGAGAAGATACTTAACATGAGTGTCAGTGCTAATGTTAACTTCATCCCTAGGCATCCGAATGACACATCGTCCCTGGAGCAGTTCTGCAAAGACACTGTTATCACAATTTGGCATTACCATGGCGGGTGCCATGTGGGCAAGGTGGTTAGCCCCGAGCACAACGTTCTTGGTGTTCAGAGGCTCCGTATTGTTGATGGCTCAACGTTCAATGAATCACCAGGCACGAACCCTCAAGGCACAGTCCTGATGATGGGCAG GTACATGGGAGTGAAGATTTTGAGGGATAGATTGGGAAGAACAGCTGGCATATGA